ATTGAGTATCAACTTCTTGCCTAATGCCGTGTATCAACCGGAACGTTGTATTCGGACAACACTTGAAACAGCTCAACAATGTAATTTCCCCATTAACCGAATTCTATTTGAGCTGACGGAAGTTGAAAAGGTTAAGGATTACGCTCATGTTCACGCCATCATTGAGCACTACCAAGAGCTAGGGTTTAGAACTGCGTTGGATGACTTTGGTGCAGGTTATTCAGGGTTGAACTTTCTGGCTGATTTCCATCCAGACTTTATCAAGCTAGATATGGCTTTGATTCGGAATATCGATAAAGATAAAGGTCGTCAGGCAATTGTTCGAGGGATTGTGCGAGTCTGTCGAGATTTAGCGATTGAACCCATAGCGGAGGGAGTTGAAACAGGTTTTGAGTTAGATGCTCTTAGACGATTCGGCATCCAATTATTTCAGGGCTATTACTTTGCAAAGCCTAGTTTCAGATCTGTGATCACCGATTTAAATCTCGCCCGCCAGCTTTGCTAGGGGGCTGTCAGGATGCACGGGTTGATTCAGCAACTGAGATGCCTGGTTTCGGGCCTCTACGATAGAAGCATAGGCTTTGCCCGCCAGGAACTCAGCCGCGAACAATTCGGCAAGGTCGTCTTGCTGCGACATCAGGATTCAGTTAAGTCGTCAAGTTTTGATGTGTTGAGACGATTTAAACAGGAATGGCGGCTGAGGGCAAGCGATTGAAAGAATGTCTAAGGTTGGGCTCTTTTACTCACATTCTGAAATAAGTGATTCAAGCTGATTAGTTAGTGATTCAACTTTTTTGCGAATCTTTTTGTCCTTTAATAATTTTGGGCTTGTAGCCCTTTTTAATACAGATCTAGCTCGATCACGCAAAATAATTTCTTCACTACTAGTTGTCTTACTTGAGACCGTAGTAATGAGACTCTGAAGTTGTTTAACTGTAAGCTCTTCTGCAACAACACGTTGTAACAATTCTTCCCGAATGTCTTCGTCTTTAACTCTAGCTATGCGGATAGCTTTCGTATATGAGACTTTTCCTGATTCAAGAAATGCAACTACATCATTAGGTAGATTGATGAGTTGCAGTTTGTTAGCAACGAAAGACTTCCAGTTTAGCCCCATCTCTTCAAAGACAGAGAGAATAAATCTCCTTTGCTCATCGTTGATAATAACGTTATTATCGCTACGACGGTTTGCTGCGTTAAAGAGTGAAGTCAAGATCTGAGAAACTTCGTCTTTACTCATTTGAAGGCCAGTGGATAGAAGTTGAATGATTCCACGAGTTCGTTCAAATGGATTAATATCTGACCGTGCTTCATTCTCGATAATGGCTATTTTTAATGCAATGAGATCATCAACCTCATCTACTTTTGCTGGCACTATTTTATGGCCTAACTCTTCAGCGGCAAGTCTACGTTGCGAACCTGCAATCAGCTCAAAATACTTACCTTTGCCTGGTATCGGTCTTAGTAAAAGCGGCTCTCTGATACCAACAGATTGAATCGTAGCCTTGATTTGTTCGATTTTCTCTCGATCGTAATAAAGCCTAAGCTGAAATTCAGGGAGAATAATCTTGTCAAGACTTATTTCCACAATTGGAGATGTACTCCAAGCGGGCTGGCCTTTAGAATTAAGAAGATCATCGTTAAGTACAAAGCTCTCTAATGCTGCTTCAGTATCTTTTCCCTTCCTGAGAGTAAGCGAACGACGGCTAGCCATTAATGATCCTCACGATTTCTTCAAAAAGTTCACAATACTCATTTCGAGCCATTTCTATAGGAGTGAAGTTTTTGTTTTTCTTTTTTAACTTTCTCTTTCTACGATTTTCTTCTAGGCGTTGTACTTCTCTAATCGCTGTAGTTCTCTGGCCTGGAGTATCCATTATGCATGTTCTTTGATGGATGACTGTATCAAGCGGGAACACATGCTTCCTGGTTTTCTCATCTTTGTCTGCCGCTTCAAGAGCTTCCCGTAATAAGATGGTGCCTTCCTCAGCACGGTTAAAGAATAGAACGGCTTTAGGTAAGCCCCCTCTAATATCTTGTGCAACTTCGACCATTTCAATAGTTTCATCGTTGCTATCCAAATCTAGTTGTGAGGTTTGACAGGGAATGACAACAATATCGCAACGGCTCAAAATTGCTCTGGAGACATCTTCCATACTTCCAGGAGCATCTACGATGACATAATCAAATTTTTCTTTTACATTTGGCAGCTCTCTTAGAAGCGTTCTTGCGTCTCCCATGACTGTATATTCTATTTCTGGACTGATTGCTGAGAGCCATTTGGAGCTGCTTCTTTGGGCATCTGCATCTATAAATCCTACAGAGCCAAATTGCTCAAACCAATCACGAGCATGTGTGGCTGTGGTGGTTTTGCCAACTCCACCTTTCTGGCTGAGAAAAGCAATGATTATGGGTTTAGTGGGGGGTATAAACTTCTTTTTCTTGGTGCTCAATTGCTTATCTCTTGTAGCTGTGATCATTTATATGCCTCTAGATGAGTCAAAAATATTCACAAAACCTGAAAGGATAATAACGTTATTATCAGATTTGTCAAGATATTGAATGTTCTTCAAAAATATTTTTCTTCTCAGGAAATGCTTTGCTTGGCAAGCTTTTTAGCTTTTTCCGAAGGTCTATTTGTGCTGACCCTACCCGAAATCCTGGAGTATCTGGACTTCAAGGTTTACGTTGAGACACCAGATGATCTGCGGATGAATCGAAGGATTATCAGGGATGGTACGGAGAAACTGAGGTAAGAGTCCAGTGTGATCCAGGAATGGCAGACTAATGTTATCTTCATTCGTTACTGCCCAGGCTTAAATCATTGTGTTGAGAATGAAGTTATAACTCTCTCTGGATCTATGTTTTAAGCACAACAGCAATCAATCCGTGATCTTCCGTTGAACAAGAAAGTCTCTGATCAAAAAATTAGTGAATCTGATATTCGAGCAATCTACCATCAAGGTGAGGATGCGGTTGTTGAGCTAGTCACCCGTCTTATCGAGCGGATAGAGCGACTAGAAGAACGTCTTGACAAGGATAGTCGTAACAGTAGTAAACCACCCTCAGGCGATGGCTTTGGGAAGCGGACAAAAAGTCTACGGGGTAAGAGTAAACGCAAAAGTGGTGGGCAAAAAGGTCATCCTGGTAGCACATTGGAGTGGCGTGAGACCGTCGATGCCGTAGTTTTACATCCGGTGACTCAGTGTCAAGAATGTGGTGCCTCTTTAACAGAAGTAGCACCACAACAATATGACCTTAGCCAGGTTCATGAGTTACCCCCCTTGTCACTACAGGTGATTGAGCATCAAGCAGAAGTCAAGTATTGTGAGCACTGCCAAACCTTGAGCCGGGGTGTATTCCCTGCAGATGTCACCAATGTGGTTCAGTATGGCAGTAGCCTTAAAGGCTTGATGGTGTACTTGCTGGACGCTCAACTGTTGCCGTTTGAGCGAACGAGTGACCTGTTGAAAGAAGTTTTTGGTTGCCAGGTTTCTGAAGGAACCCTCTGCAATGCCCGTACAACCTGTGCTCAGAAATTAGAACCGATTGAGGTACAGATCAAAGACGGTATTGAGCAAGCAGCAATAGGGCATTTTGACGAGACAGGGCTGCGGGTGAACAGCAAGCTATGGTGGCTACATGTCGCCTGTACGAGTGGGTTGACCTACTACTTTGTTCATGCCAAACGCGGAAAAGCAGCGATGGACGAAATGGATATTCTGCCGAACTTTACGGGTACCAGCATTCATGATGGTTGGCAGAGTTACGCCACCTATGATTGTGCTCATGGTCTCTGCAATGCTCATCATTTGCGGGAGTTACGCTTTGTCGTTGAGCACTATCAGCAACCTTGGGCTGAAGAGATGATGACGTTGTTGGTGGACATCAAAACTCAGGTAGAGAGTGCTCATGCTGAAGGCTTAAAAGCTCTCAGCACAGAACAAATCGAGATGTTTGAGCAGCGTTACCGAAAAGTATTAGCCGATGGATTCAAGAGTAATCCAATCCTGCCAGTTGATGAAAACGCACCTAAGAAACGAGGCAAGAAAAAACAAAGTACACCGAAAAACCTTCTCGACCGACTGGAGAAGTACCAATCTGCTGTTCTGGCCTTTATGTATGATTTCCAGGTTCCCTTTGATAACAATCAGGCTGAACGGGATATTCGCATGATGAAATTGAAGCAGAAGATCTCAGGTTGCTTCCGCTCGTTGGCGGGTGCCCAGCAGTTCTGCCGTATTCGCGGTTATATTTCGACTTTGAGAAAGCAAGATATCCCTGTACTTGATTCACTTAGAAGTATTTTTGTTGGAACTCCTGTGCTACCAATGCTTCAGCCTGGGCAGTAACCTTCATTCATACCATCTTGCTCAGTGTCTAAATATTTAATTGACCTGTGCTAAATAGTTGAAACCCGCTCACAAAACACCCGAAAGATAGACAGAATTGCCAAAGGCTAGTGGGATTGAGGACGGCATGGCTACTGAAGAAGATCAGCAAAACTCCAATTCCCATGAGCACCCACCCTAAAAATTTCTCTCGTCTGGGTAAGAAAAAGAGTGAGATAACTCCACCTGTTAGGAAAAGTACAGAAGCATCTGCTGAAATACCTCGCCACCAATAAGGATGAACATTGGTAGTGAAGTAAATGTTCTGGCCCATGAAATAGAAGCCTATTGCCAGCAGAGCCAAGCCCATTAATCTACCCATTCAAAATGTTCCTCAATACCAAGCATAGGGTTTATCTCTAGATTGCCCAATACTTGAAGGCACCGAGACAGTAGAGTTTAATGCAGAGCAGACTGACACAGGAACGAAGCAAGTAACTATGCAGGCGACAAATCCATCCGATCCTTAGTCAGATCCAAATACTCGATATTATCCCGGCACACCCATTTGAGGAGAATCCTTGGTGGATGTGGGTTTGCAGCGAACTTCAACATCACCTGATGGTATTGGTCTTCCGTCGTACTGGAATGCTGAAGCCGCTCCCAGTTCTCCGTCAGGTTTTGCAAGGTGTCATTGCCAATCTCACTACGAAAGGCCGTGGCAATCCCCATCTGTTCATCAATAGAGAAGAAGAAGAAATCACCGCTCTCGATCATGTGCTGCAATACCGCTTGAGCAACGGCATTATTGGGGTTGATCAGAACGTTGAAGGTCTGGAAGCCATAGAATTCAAAGGCAAAGCTTTAATCTGGCAACCCGAAAGGTTGTTTAATCCATATCTCTATTCAATCAGGAAAGCGTAAACCCGCCATCAGCAAAGAGGATGAAGATTTTTACATCCCCATCCTCCTATTGGACTAGTCCTATTGGTTTTCCTGCTTAACTCATCACATCCGCCTGGCACATCTATGACTATTGTGAACAGTCACAAATGAAACTACTCAGAACATCTTTGGCTACAGCTAAGGGACCTGTTCCCTCTACTGCCTCTTCACCACTACCTATGAGGCCATCAATCGTTCCAGCCACTTTTGCAAGTTTAAAGCCATCTACAACAAATTCTTGCGTGGGATATCGCTGTAAAAATTCCAAAAAGGATATGCGGTTGTCATCACTGAGAGAAAGGATGACGGCTGAGCGAAATGCTTGTAGATTAGCTTTTTTGCTAGGGGTCTGAAATATTTGCCCTGCCTGAAATAAGGCATATTCACCAGGGAGGATATGAAGTAGGCGATCTGCAGTCTGCAGCTTTACTTTTACCTCCTTGGTCATAAACTGACGGGCCGCTTCAGGATCTTGCCCTGACACATTCAAAAAGAACTTTAACTTAGAAGATGCTTTACCCGTTTGAGCAAAAGTTTCCAACTCATCTACAGTCAAGGATTGACCAAACTGCTTGTAGGTAAACACCACCTTCTCTGCAGCATTAGCAGAAGAACTGGACAATAACAGACTAGTTGTTGAGGCCACGGTAACAGTGGCTAAAGATAACCCTTTAACGACATCCCAATGACCCATCTTTGACAACCACGAGGGAAATATGGCCATAGATTGACTCCAATATACTTTGAATAATCATGTCAGCATTAATAAAGAGCGATTGTGGAGGGCAGCCCAGAAAACGAACCACCCAATACTGAAACACCACCCATAACTGCTATTGGACTTTGGCAGAAGTAGCCATGGGTTGAGTAGCTGGTCCTGTGGCTGTGTCTAATGGCTTGACTGTAGATGCATCTTCTTTTAGCTGGGCTGTATCAGAGGAAGTTGGTTCAGAAGATGTAGTAGTCCCTACTACATCTTCGCAATCCTCTAATCCTTTCTGTGAATGATGTTGATGGCTAGAAACCGTTTGAGCTTTTGTCTCATTCGGAGATGCCTGAGTTGTATTGCAATCACAAATGAAGTCTGACAATACGCCTTTCGCAACTTCTAAAGCAGGCAGAATTCGCTCCACAAATCCACTTACATCGTTGTAAGTGCCTTCAAGATTTGTTATGTCTAGGCGAATGGTGTTTTGGGGATGTTTGTTGATAATTTCTAAGAAAGAAATACGATCATCCTCTATTGAGTTAAGCACCGCTGTTTTGATAGAATTCAGACCTCGCTCAGTTTTACCATCCGTGCTAGAAATAACCTGGTCAAGCTTAAAGAGCAGGAATTCACCATTTGAGCCTTCAATAAAGTTCTTCATGAATTTTGGAACTGTCAGCTGATCCGAGAGGATGGCCCGGACTACTTTTGGTAGCTCAGCATCTGTATTAAGCAGGGTTTGCAATGAAGATGGCAGTTCTCCAGTATTAGTAAAGTTATCCAGCTCCTGTCGGGTTACATTGACTTCAGTATCTTGATAGCGGACAAAAATGCTCTCAGCCGCTTGGGATTCAGTTGCTAGGAGTGGAACACCCATTACGGTAGCACTAGCTAATCCCAAAGGAAGTAAAGATTGAAGATAATTTTTCATAAAAACTCCTTGCAATTTAGTTCTATTAGGTCAATGAAGAGAGGTGAGAATGGATTTCCTTGCTATAGAGCGCCTATATTCGGCATGTTATCTACCTACGATTGTTGTTCATTTATCGTCAAATGAAATCAACTGTATGGACGTATCTAAATGTCCTCAACTTGTCCAATGGGACGATATGGCATCATCCGATGGGATGATTATTACTTCTGACTACGGAAGGACTGAAGCTAATCTTGCACCAATTCTGAGCTTTTATCATCCTTATGGCCTCGTCCAAATGACTACTTTAAGGGCTGATTTGTGAGGGAAAACCCTAGCAATGGCTTGCTAGGGCGGTTTGGTACAGGGTGTTAGGGTAAAGCGATGTATTAGAAAACGGTTTAGATTTCGTTGGGCTAAAACCGTTCAACAATGAGAATATGAATTTCAAAATCCGCTTGGTCATCGAAATGGACATCTAACTGATCACAATCAGTTAGATGTCATAAATACTCTGTCCCATTTTTGGCGATCTTCGAGAATCTTTCCAATTCCTAAAGCCACACAGTCAAGAGGTTTGAGAGCTACATGCACAAAAACACCAGTTTCCTGGCTGATTAATCGATCAAGTCCTCTCAACAAAGCTCCACCACCACATAGCATTAGTCCATTGGTATAAATATCTGAGACTAGTTCTGGTGACAACTTTTCTAAGGTTTGCTGAACGGTATTCACAATCAATGCAACTTCCTTTTGCAGGATGTCACGTACCTCTGCCCCCTTCAAAGTCAGTTGTTTAGGCAAGCCAGATTGAGAGCTACGGCCTCCTACTTCCATCTCCTCTATATCCCAATGTGGATGGATGAGGGAAGATCCTAGCTTATGCTTAATCGCTTGAGCCGTTTGTAATCCTACTAATAGATCATAATTACGTTTAAGGGATTGGCGGATCGCATCATCCATATGAGTACCAGCGACTCGGATGGATTGGCTACTCACCACCCCACATAAACTGATAACCGCCACTTCAGTTGTACCGCCACCGATATCAACAATCATATTCCCAAGAGGCTTATCGATGGGCAGATCTGCACCGATGGCTGCAGCGATCGCTTCATCAATAATAGAAATGTCTTTTGCACCAGCTAGTCCAGCAATATCTTGAAGTGCCCGTCGCTCTACATTTGTGGCTCCGTTAGGAATCGCCAGAGTCAATTGGGGAGGGAAAAAGGGTTTCCTTCCTAATCCCTGATTTAGAACCCGTTGTAATAACTGAAAGGCGATGTCTACGTCCGTAATGACGCCTTCGCGCAGTGGGTAGCTGACCATAATATTGGTTGGCTCCCTTCCCTCTAGGCGTTGGGCTTGATGACCGCAAGCTAAGATGGACTGATTTTCTGTATCCCTAGCAATAACCGTGGGTTGACGGATGATAATACCCTTTCCCTTGGCATACACCAACGTATTAACTGTTCCCAAATCTATCCCAATATCGGGTGAGAAAACTCTCAATAATCCCACCTATTATTTCTCCATTGGCATAAGATCTTTGAGTTCAGCCCCATCCAAAATTGCTAAATTTAGATTACTGCCAGAAATATCCGTATGGATCAGTTGTGCCTCACTCAGGTCTGTTCCTGTCAAAGTTACATCGACCAAATGAGTGTGGTGGAGTTTGGCTCTATATAGAATGGCATTCGATAAATTGGCACCATTCAAGACCGCCTTTTGCAGATTTGCTTCTCGAAGATTCGCTCTCGTTAAGTCTGCCCGATCTAACGCAACAGAAACTAAACTCGCCCTGATTAAGATGGCATTATGAAGCTGAGCCTCAATGAGATTCGCTTGGGTTAAGATGGCATCAGTCAAATTAGCCCCAGTGAGATGGGCATTATTAAGGTCAGCTTTCTCCATCTGAGCACCCGTTAGATTGGCCTCAGTCAGATTAGCCTCGCTCAGGTCCACTCCTCGTAAATCGGCCTGACAAAATAGGGTTTTGATGAGTCGCTTACCTGCAAACTTTACTCCTCGCAAATCAGCGCCTCTAAAATCCACACCACTTAGGTCCATATCCTGAGTATGGTCAAGGGGGCGGGGTTTTAAATCACAAGCCATTGCATCATCTTTATTTTCTGGATGGGCTTGGTTCCGCGTATACATAATTGAACCTTTGAATATTATTTATTGCACCTTTGAGCTAGCAGCTATCAGGATTTCTTAGGACAAAGCGTTTAACCTTTCTAGACTCCAGTTCGCGAAAGACCGAAAATCAAAATAGCTGAGCTGAGAGTCACTGCCTCTAACTAGGGTGATACCCTCGGTTGAGCGGAAGGTTGAGGTTCAGAAGAAGATGGTTGCGACTGAACCTCAGGTGCTGGGTTGGATTGACGGCTCCGAATGTCTGAACTGCCATTAGAACCATTGAGAGACTGAATATCCGTGGACAAACGCTTGACTTGTTGAACCACTTTTTGAAGCTGTTCTTGGTTATTCTGAACTTCTTCTGTCAAGGCTGATGGATCAAATTTCTTCAAGGACTTAACGTCCTGCTCCAGAGCTTCAATTTTGGACTCAAGAACAGTTTCAGACAGGTCTGCATTGATATTGGATGTTTGGGGTTCCTGTTCAAAAGACAGCACACGAATGGCTAACCAGACTGATACGCCTCCTAAGATCATGACGAAGGCAATCAGCATGCCGATGATAAAATTTGACCGACTTCGTAACCGCTCTGTCTCGATTTGAACTCCCGTCAGATCATTTTGTACACTCCGTTTCAAATCCTGAGAAATTTGAGCAAAGGATTCAGAAGTCAGGAGGTTAGGATTCCCTTGTGGGGTATTGCTAGGTTGAGGCGCTTGTGATTCCGAATAATTAGTCATGGTGTTAATTCTCCATACTGAAGATGAGTAATAAATCAGCTTGCAATCAGATTTGTGGTTTTAGGTCGTAGAGATATGTCAGCACGGTTGAATTTATTAGCATCAAAATTTAAATCCAGATGAAGATTGTGCAAAAAAAGATTCATGTTTGATTCAACGGGTGAAGTCGCAAGGCCGACAGTTGGGGGAAGACAGTCTTGCTTGGGTCTTTGTGAATCAACGGTTAGTTCTATTAAGAATCTATCCCCCTTATAGATCAGTTCAGCTGCGGAGAAGTCCAACAATTCAGGGAAATACCTCTGGTGTTCTGGGACTACGAACTGATACTGAAGGATTTCACCTGTATTAGCTTCAAAGTAATAGTCGATAAGGTTACCTAGCCAGTTACCTGAATGAGTCCATACTTCATTGCCTAATTGATAATGAATAGATGATTTGGGCTGGAAAATTAGTGCTGTACTTTCGGCAACATCTAACCAAGCCCCTTCAGGACTTACCGCTACCACCTGTTCCCAAGGCAGAGATCTTTGCTCATCTGCATTCAATAACGTTTTATACGTTAATCCTAAGACTTGGTGCAATTGCTTATCCACCCAGATTTGATGCACTGTGCCCAAGAGTTGCCCCGTATGACAATCCCATACTGGACAATCAATGAGTTGACTGAACTGGATAAGGGGATAGGTAGAGAGGCGCATAGTTATTCACTGGTTAAATAGGACAGTTATGATGCCAAGTTAGACTGGATCAACAGTCGAACATTACTCAACACTGTTGAATTTCTGAGCTGTAATAGGTGATACGGTGGGTGAGAAAGATGGAGAGTTGCTAGATAGAACAGTATGACTAGCGACCAAGAGGCTTCCTGTGATACCCAATGCTCCACAGAGCAAGCCTGTTCGCCACCGCAATTGCGATCTAAGTTTTTGGACTTCTATTGAGCAGTGATCGGGTATAAGACTAGCTGGAGGGACGACTGCACCCTCTAAAGTTGGTTGGCCAGTTGTCTGGGTTGGAGACTGGAACATGACCTGTTCATGCAGCCAATCTGTAATTAATTGTGGACAATTATGCTGGAACCAGCGGAGACCGACAAATCTAAATAAGGGCTTAGACTGGGTTGCAACCGCTCTGCTAATTCGATTGAGCGATCTTACAGTCACTTTTTGATTGATTAGGTTGATGGACCCGATGTCATACAGCCGATCCAAGATCAACTTGATTGTGGTCGATTCATGCCGCACAAGCTGTTCTAGTAACAGTGAAATTTCATCTACAGACTTTTGCTCCACTGGGTTAGCTCGATTCAGCAAGCCTGCAGCCGCAGTGGAAATGGAAGTGGAAGATTCGGAGGATTGAGAGCGCTTCAACATGAGTTTGTAATAACGCAATAACCTTATTTAATTCTGAATCCTCCCCCTTGAAATCGACCGCATGTCTAAAAATATGGATTTACTTCATCCATGAGGACTAGTCCCTTGAGATGTTGACGGACGAGTAACTATGTACGAAGGTAAGGAGGCTCGAATGCAACGATAACTCAACACTTTTATTACTCATCACAAAAGATGAATCGTTTATTTTCAGTAGAAAATATGCACTGTTTCTTCAGTTAATTCAATTTCATTCAACTAAAGACTGGGCTGCTCTGAATAACTCATATTGATCAGCGCTATCTCACCACAACACTAACAGCTAACTATTGAGGGTAAAAAATCCTTATCAAGGCCATCACAAACGATTTAATAATCTCGGAGAATATTTGATGACAGCTTCTTCGTCTCAAGTGATATTGCCTATCATTGGCTGGCGCGAGTGGGTATCATTTCCAGAACTAGAAATCCCCCAAGTTAAAGCCAAAATTGATACAGGGGCTCGTTCTTCCGCGCTACATGCATTTGACATAGAGCGATTCCAAGACAATGGCAAATCAATGCTTCGGTTCAAAACTCATCCTATTCAAAAGGATAAAACTACGATTGTTACAGCTATTGCCGAGCTGTTAGAAGTCAAACAAGTTCGAGATTCAGGAGGACATACTGAAATGCGTCCCGTCATCCTCACGGAGATCGCCCTCTCCAATTACTCCTGGAAGATAGAGGTGACCCTGACTGATCGCAGTTCTATGGGATTTCGGATGTTGTTGGGACGGCAGGCTGTTCGTCAGCGCTTTGTCATTGATGTAGGTCAATCCTATATCCACAATTCAGATCCTCAAAATTAATGTAATCGGAATAACTATGAAAATCGCCATCCTCTCCCAGCAGCAATCTCTCTATTCAACTCGGCGACTCTTAGAAGCGGGTGAAGAGAGAGGGCATGAAATACATGTCATCAATTATTTGCGATGCTACATGAATATCACGGCCCATAAGCCCAAGGTTCTCTATCAAGGAGATTCGCTGGAAGGCTACGATGCGATTATTCCTCGAATTGGGGCTTCTAAAACTTTTTACGGTACGGCTGTAGTCAGACAATTTGAAGTTATGGGGGTTTTCTCGGCCAATGAATCCCAGGCAATCTCGCGATCTAGAGATAAACTTCGCTGTCTGCAAATTTTGTCACAAAAAGGGATTGGTCTACCAGTGACAGGATTTGCCAATTCCTCAAAAGATATTGACGGATTGATTGAAAGTGTCGGTGGGGCTCCATTAGTAATCAAGCTACTAGAAGGTACTCAGGGAATTGGAGTGGTTTTGACAGAGACACATCAAGCGGCAAAGTCTGTCATTGAAGCGTTTCGGGGTCTGGATGCCAATATCTTGGTACAGGAATTTATCAAAGAAGCGGGGGTATGGACATACGGTGTTTTGTCGTGGGAGATCGGATCATCGCTGCTATGAAACGGCAAGGTGCTCCTGGTGAGTTCCGCTCCAATATCCATCGAGGCGGTAGTGCTACTCAAATCAAGCTAACACCAGAAGAACGAAGCACTGCAATTCGTGCTTCAAAAGCAATGGGTTTGCGGGTTGCTGGGGTTGATTTACTGCGTTCCAATCACGGCCCAGTCATCATGGAAGTTAATTCTTCTCCTGGTTTAGAAGGAATTGAAACGGCAACAGAGATCGATGTTGCAGGTAAGGTCATCGAATTTTTAGAAAAGAATGCGGGACCAGGTAAGACCCGCGATCGCATTAAATATTAACCTTCACAAATAGTACAAAAATAAAACTATATGACCCCCATCACCGTCGGTGGTATTACAGTGGCCCCTGGCACTGAGCAACGCATCGAGTTGCCAATCGCTCGCCTTCCCACTCAGACCATGTTGTCCTTACCCGTTCATGCGATCAATGGTCATAGTGATGGTCCACACCTATGGCTCAGTGCAGCAATTCATGGGGATGAACTGAATGGCGTGGAAATTATTCGCCAAGTCTTGGAGCAGGTTAAGCCTAACAAGTTACAGGGAGCCTTGTTAGCTGTCCCCATTGTCAATATATTTGGCTTTATTGAGCAATCCCGGTACCTTCCCGATCGCCGGGATCTCAATCGGTCATTTCCAGGCTCTGCTAAAGGATCATTAGCTGGCCGGATAGCCCACCTATTTATGAAAGAAATAGTAAGCCATTGTAGCCATGGCATTGATCTTCATACTGCATCCAATCATCGGGTTAATTTGCCCCAAATTCGGGCCAATCTAGATGATTCAGAAACTTATCGATGTGCTCAGGCTTTTGGTGCACCTGCCATCATCCACGCCAACACTCGGGATGGGTCTTTACGGCAAGCTGCTGCAAAGCAAGGTATTTCCGTTTTGCTATATGAGTCAGGAGAAGCCCTTCGATTTGACCAAGAGGCTATCAAGGTCGGTGTTGAAGGAGTATTACAGGTGATGACTGCATTGAAAATGATGGACTCTGACTTCAAATCAGATCAGGGCAAAACACCACCAAAAGAGTCCAGAGAGACAAAATGGGTCAGAGCCTCTCAAAGCGGCATTCTACATTTGCAAATAGAATTGGGACAAACAGTTAACAAGCGCCAAAAAATTGGCTACATTGCCGATGCATTAGGTGATACCAATAAAAGGGTTCAGTCTCCCTGTGATGGGATAGTTATTGGTTTTACAAAAAATCCTTTAGTCAATCAAGGAGACGGTATCGT
The genomic region above belongs to Acaryochloris marina S15 and contains:
- a CDS encoding pentapeptide repeat-containing protein, with translation MYTRNQAHPENKDDAMACDLKPRPLDHTQDMDLSGVDFRGADLRGVKFAGKRLIKTLFCQADLRGVDLSEANLTEANLTGAQMEKADLNNAHLTGANLTDAILTQANLIEAQLHNAILIRASLVSVALDRADLTRANLREANLQKAVLNGANLSNAILYRAKLHHTHLVDVTLTGTDLSEAQLIHTDISGSNLNLAILDGAELKDLMPMEK
- a CDS encoding PRC-barrel domain-containing protein produces the protein MRLSTYPLIQFSQLIDCPVWDCHTGQLLGTVHQIWVDKQLHQVLGLTYKTLLNADEQRSLPWEQVVAVSPEGAWLDVAESTALIFQPKSSIHYQLGNEVWTHSGNWLGNLIDYYFEANTGEILQYQFVVPEHQRYFPELLDFSAAELIYKGDRFLIELTVDSQRPKQDCLPPTVGLATSPVESNMNLFLHNLHLDLNFDANKFNRADISLRPKTTNLIAS
- a CDS encoding ATP-dependent zinc protease, whose amino-acid sequence is MTASSSQVILPIIGWREWVSFPELEIPQVKAKIDTGARSSALHAFDIERFQDNGKSMLRFKTHPIQKDKTTIVTAIAELLEVKQVRDSGGHTEMRPVILTEIALSNYSWKIEVTLTDRSSMGFRMLLGRQAVRQRFVIDVGQSYIHNSDPQN
- a CDS encoding succinylglutamate desuccinylase/aspartoacylase family protein, coding for MTPITVGGITVAPGTEQRIELPIARLPTQTMLSLPVHAINGHSDGPHLWLSAAIHGDELNGVEIIRQVLEQVKPNKLQGALLAVPIVNIFGFIEQSRYLPDRRDLNRSFPGSAKGSLAGRIAHLFMKEIVSHCSHGIDLHTASNHRVNLPQIRANLDDSETYRCAQAFGAPAIIHANTRDGSLRQAAAKQGISVLLYESGEALRFDQEAIKVGVEGVLQVMTALKMMDSDFKSDQGKTPPKESRETKWVRASQSGILHLQIELGQTVNKRQKIGYIADALGDTNKRVQSPCDGIVIGFTKNPLVNQGDGIVHVAML